The Phytoactinopolyspora mesophila nucleotide sequence CGGGGCTTGTTCAGGCACGCTCGGTCACGGTCACTGGCGGACCCAATGGGCGGTGCGCCGGATAGGCTCCACTCGTGTCTCGCATCCTCGTCACTGGCATGTCCGGCGTCGGAAAGTCGTCGCTGCTCGAGGAACTCGCCCAGCGTGGGCATCGAACCGTTGACACCGACTACGACGACTGGGTGCTCACCGATGGTTTGTGGGACGAGCCCCGAATGAGTGAGCTGTTGGCATGTCACCCTGACGTGGTGGTCTCGGGAACAGTCGAGAACCAGGGCCACTTCTATGACCGGTTCGAACACGTCGTCCTCCTGAGCGCTCCCGTCGACGTGTTGATCGAGCGCGTGGCGACTCGGACGAACAATCCGTATGGTCGCTCGGCAGACGAGCTGGCCGATGCAATCGAAGGACTCATGTGAGCCTCAGCGGACGAGGGCAGTGATGTAGCGGCTCGATGCAGGCCATTAATGCGGCGGCCCAGCGTTCACAGTGCTTGACCACGCCAACTAGCGCTCACGACAATCCGACGCGGCGACCCAGCCGGACGCGGTAGAGGCTGGTGGTCGCGGTCATGTAGAGCCACTGGCGCTGCTCGCCGCCGAAGCAGACGTTCGAGACCACTTCGGGGACCGCGATGTGTTCCAGGACTCTCCCGCGTGCGTCCAGGACATACACACCGTCGCCGGCCGAGCACCACAGGTTCCCGACGCCGTCGACACGCAATCCGTCCACCGCCCCCACGGGCACCGTAGGGATGTCGCGACCGTTGACGCAGCCGCCACCCTCGACGTCGTAGGCGCGCAGCTTGGAGTTCTCGCCCGTGTCGGCGACGTAGAGCACACTCTCATCCGGGGAGAAGGCCAGGCCGTTGGGGTGATCCATGTCGGTGACGACGGCGTCCAAGACACCGGTGGTCTCGTCGTATCGGAAGACATAACAGCCGCCGTACTCCATCTCGCCCGGATAGCCTTCTCTGCCGCTGGGCTGGATGCCGTACGGCGGGTCGGTGAACCAGACCGTTCCGTCCCGGGCCACAACAACGTCGTTCGGTGAGTTGAGCCGGTGCCCCTCCCAGGAGTCGACGAGAACCTCGACGGTCCTGCCGGTCTCGCGCTCGACGCGCCGATTGCCGTGCGAGCAACGCACCACACGTCCCTGGCGGTCCAGGATGCGACCGTTCTGAAAGCCCGCCGGTTCAGCGTGCACGTCAGTGCGGCCGGTGGCGGCGTCGTACTCCAGGACGCGGTCGTTCGGGATGTCGCTGAAGCGAACGCGGCCGGTGTCAGGCAGCCACAGCGGGCCTTCGGTCCACTCAGCTCCAGTGAAGAGGCGCTCGGGCTCGCCCGCAACAAGGTGAGTCATGCGCAGAGTGTGTCAGCCCCAGAGTCATTGAGGCAGATCACGTCGACGGTCAGTCCGTGCTAAGCCATCTGCGACACCGAACGAGAAAACCGAACGAACCCGCGGAGCCTGGCGGGCTGCGCCAGGGCTAGCCGAGCGGATGGCTCCAACGGAGATTCGGGAACCGGCTGAAATCCCGATCTGTGGTGATGATGTCGCTGGCGGTCTCGACGGCCAGCGCAGCTAGGTGCGCGTCCGTCACAAGGTTGCCACGGGCATCGGCGCCTCGGCACTGCTCCTCGAAGATGTCCCAATGCCGGTGGCCCGGCTCCAACACGACGCAATTGTCATGCGTGCGTACCTCGCGGGCGAACGCCAGCGCGATCTCCAACGGACTCGGCGGATCGAAGACACGCCGATGTGTGACGATCCTGATGAAACCGGTGAACACCAGGCTGGTGACTGCGAACGGCTCCTCACCACCGAGAAGGTCCCTCAACCACGCCGCGTAGTTCCGGTGACCAGGTGCGTCCTCACGGTGGGCATATACCAGGACGTTGACGTCAAGAAGCTTCATCGGCCTCGTCCATCAGGTCGTATAGCGCAGCCGTGTCATCGAGATCGACACCCGGCTGAAGCCCGTTTCCCCCGAAGGTGGTCAGAGACACCTCTTGACGACTCCGGCGCCGTTGGCGCGCCAGCAGTTCCCTCAACGCATCCTCCACCACTGAGTTCATGCTCCGATGGGTACGCGCGGCCAGCGCCTTGACCTCAGCCAACAGCTCGTCATCCAGCCGGAACGTCGTTCGCATACATCAAAGTGTCATCAATACGCATCAAAATGTCAAGATCTTTCCTAGAAGGCGCGTTCGTGGGAGCGGGCCGGGTCAGCTCATGCGGACAGCGGCGATGTCGCGCCCGCGGGTGACAGTCAGGGAACGGTGACAGTCCAGGG carries:
- a CDS encoding CopG family ribbon-helix-helix protein; protein product: MRTTFRLDDELLAEVKALAARTHRSMNSVVEDALRELLARQRRRSRQEVSLTTFGGNGLQPGVDLDDTAALYDLMDEADEAS
- a CDS encoding SMP-30/gluconolactonase/LRE family protein; the protein is MTHLVAGEPERLFTGAEWTEGPLWLPDTGRVRFSDIPNDRVLEYDAATGRTDVHAEPAGFQNGRILDRQGRVVRCSHGNRRVERETGRTVEVLVDSWEGHRLNSPNDVVVARDGTVWFTDPPYGIQPSGREGYPGEMEYGGCYVFRYDETTGVLDAVVTDMDHPNGLAFSPDESVLYVADTGENSKLRAYDVEGGGCVNGRDIPTVPVGAVDGLRVDGVGNLWCSAGDGVYVLDARGRVLEHIAVPEVVSNVCFGGEQRQWLYMTATTSLYRVRLGRRVGLS
- a CDS encoding type II toxin-antitoxin system VapC family toxin, whose protein sequence is MKLLDVNVLVYAHREDAPGHRNYAAWLRDLLGGEEPFAVTSLVFTGFIRIVTHRRVFDPPSPLEIALAFAREVRTHDNCVVLEPGHRHWDIFEEQCRGADARGNLVTDAHLAALAVETASDIITTDRDFSRFPNLRWSHPLG